The Chrysemys picta bellii isolate R12L10 chromosome 12, ASM1138683v2, whole genome shotgun sequence genome has a segment encoding these proteins:
- the LOC101953012 gene encoding C-type lectin domain family 2 member B-like — MGPAAGAAESQVPLQGRANSDGHQKTGAEPEPRRNCTRRTVALTVILAIVSSAFIIATVLAVQRYKLPSAVICCPDDWVGYRGKCYYFSKTEGNWNYSLTNCSALSASLAGIDSEQDMAFLLRYKGKPDHWIGLWRDLGQPWKWANGTEFNNTFVIRGGGDCAYLNDEKGVSSSRCTNERHWICTKPDVFTQAKEDEVEGG; from the exons atggggccagcagctggggctgctgAGAGCCAAGTGCCGCTGCAGGGGAGAGCTAATAGCGATGGACACCAGAAGACTGGCGCGGAGCCAG AACCTCGTCGTAACTGCACAAGACGCACAGTCGCCCTCACAGTCATCCTCGCAATTGTGTCCTCAGCTTTTATCATCGCTACTGTCCTGGCAG TGCAGAGATATAAGCTTCCTTCAGCTGTGATCTGCTGCCCGGATGACTGGGTTGGTTACCGAGGGAAATGCTACTATTTCTCAAAgactgaagggaactggaacTACAGCCTGACGAACTGCTCTGCACTCAGCGCCTCCCTGGCCGGGATCGACAGTGAGCAGGACATG GCTTTCTTGCTGCGCTATAAAGGCAAACCCGACCACTGGATCGGCCTCTGGAGGGACCTGGGGCAGCCCTGGAAATGGGCCAACGGCACCGAATTCAACAACAC GTTTGTgataagaggaggaggagactgtGCGTATCTGAATGATGAGAAAGGGGTCAGCAGTTCACGGTGCACCAATGAGAGACACTGGATCTGCACCAAACCCGATGTGTTTACACAGGCGAAGGAGGATGAGGTGGAAGGGGGCTGA